Proteins from one Pseudomonas grandcourensis genomic window:
- the ccmA gene encoding cytochrome c biogenesis heme-transporting ATPase CcmA, which translates to MTSPVLQTVALACERDLRLLFENLDLRLASGEMMQISGPNGSGKTSLLRLLSGLMQPTAGQVLLNGQPLNEQRGELARNLLWIGHAAGIKDLLTPEENLSWLCALHHPATHEAIWQALAAVGLRGFEDVPCHTLSAGQQRRVALARLYLDSPPLWILDEPFTALDKQGVAQLESHLAGHCERGGMVVLTTHHTLSRMPAGYRDIDLGSWAV; encoded by the coding sequence TTGACCAGTCCTGTCCTGCAAACCGTTGCCCTTGCCTGTGAGCGAGACCTTCGGCTGCTCTTCGAAAATCTCGATTTGAGACTGGCCAGTGGCGAAATGATGCAAATCAGCGGCCCCAACGGCAGCGGCAAGACCAGCCTGTTGCGCCTGCTCTCGGGGCTGATGCAGCCGACCGCCGGTCAGGTGCTGCTCAACGGCCAGCCGCTGAACGAACAGCGCGGTGAGCTGGCGCGCAACCTGCTGTGGATCGGCCACGCTGCCGGGATCAAGGATTTGCTGACGCCGGAAGAGAACCTGAGCTGGCTGTGCGCCTTGCATCATCCGGCGACTCACGAGGCGATCTGGCAGGCGCTGGCCGCGGTCGGGCTGCGCGGATTCGAGGATGTGCCTTGCCACACCCTGTCTGCCGGTCAACAGCGTCGCGTCGCCTTGGCGCGCCTGTATCTGGACAGTCCGCCGTTATGGATCCTCGATGAACCCTTTACCGCCCTCGACAAGCAGGGCGTGGCACAGCTTGAATCTCATCTGGCCGGCCACTGCGAACGCGGCGGCATGGTGGTGTTGACCACCCATCACACGCTGAGCCGGATGCCGGCCGGTTATCGCGATATCGATCTGGGGAGCTGGGCCGTATGA
- the ccmB gene encoding heme exporter protein CcmB — translation MSVFGLLVAREARLLFRRPAELANPLVFFAIVVSLFPLAVGPESQLLQTLSPGLVWVAALLSVLLSLDGLFRSDFEDGSLEQWVLSPHPLALLVLAKVLAHWAFSGLALVLLAPLLALMLGLPAACLPVLLLSLLLGTPVLSLLGAVGAALTVGLKRGGLLLALLILPLYIPVLILGSGALQAALQGMPATGYLLWLGSLTALAITLTPFAIAAGLKISVGE, via the coding sequence ATGAGTGTTTTCGGCCTGCTGGTCGCCCGTGAGGCCCGTCTGCTGTTTCGCCGTCCGGCGGAACTGGCCAATCCGTTGGTGTTCTTCGCCATCGTCGTTTCGCTGTTCCCGCTGGCGGTCGGACCCGAGTCTCAATTGTTGCAAACCTTGTCTCCGGGGCTGGTCTGGGTGGCAGCGCTTTTATCGGTTTTGCTCTCGCTGGACGGGCTTTTCCGCAGTGATTTCGAGGACGGATCCCTCGAGCAGTGGGTCCTTTCGCCGCACCCCCTGGCTCTTCTGGTTTTGGCCAAGGTGCTGGCACACTGGGCTTTCTCGGGCCTGGCACTGGTTTTGCTCGCGCCCTTGCTGGCGTTGATGCTCGGTTTGCCTGCCGCCTGTCTGCCAGTGTTGCTGCTTTCGTTGCTGCTCGGTACACCGGTACTGAGCCTGCTCGGTGCGGTGGGCGCGGCGCTGACGGTGGGCTTGAAGCGCGGTGGCCTGTTGCTGGCACTGCTGATACTGCCGCTGTACATCCCGGTGTTGATCCTTGGCAGTGGCGCCTTGCAGGCCGCCTTGCAGGGGATGCCGGCGACCGGTTATCTGTTGTGGCTTGGTAGCCTGACCGCCCTGGCGATAACCCTGACACCTTTTGCAATAGCTGCTGGCCTGAAGATCAGCGTCGGCGAATAA
- a CDS encoding heme ABC transporter permease — protein sequence MNWTWFHKLGSPKWFYGISGKMLPWLSVAALLLISVGVVWGLAFAPPDYQQGNSFRIIYIHVPAAMLAQSIYVMLAVCGIVSLVWKMKLADVALQCAAPIGAWMTAVALITGAIWGKPTWGSWWVWDARLTSMLILLFLYFGLIALGNAISNRDSAAKACAVLAIVGVINIPIIKYSVEWWNTLHQGATFTLTEKPAMPAEMWLPLLLTALGFYCFFGAVLLLRMRLEVLKREARASWVKAEVENSLEVAR from the coding sequence ATGAACTGGACGTGGTTTCACAAGCTTGGCTCGCCCAAATGGTTTTACGGCATCAGCGGCAAAATGCTGCCCTGGCTGAGCGTCGCGGCGTTGCTGTTGATCAGCGTTGGCGTGGTCTGGGGCCTGGCCTTCGCGCCGCCGGACTACCAGCAGGGCAACAGCTTCCGCATCATCTATATCCACGTCCCGGCCGCCATGCTGGCGCAGTCCATCTACGTGATGCTGGCGGTGTGCGGCATCGTCAGCCTCGTTTGGAAGATGAAACTGGCCGACGTCGCCCTGCAATGCGCGGCGCCCATCGGTGCCTGGATGACCGCCGTGGCGCTGATCACCGGGGCGATCTGGGGTAAGCCGACCTGGGGCTCGTGGTGGGTCTGGGATGCACGCCTTACGTCCATGCTTATCCTGCTGTTCCTGTACTTCGGTCTCATTGCGCTGGGCAACGCGATCAGCAATCGTGACAGCGCGGCCAAGGCCTGTGCGGTGCTGGCGATCGTCGGCGTGATCAACATCCCGATCATCAAATACTCGGTGGAGTGGTGGAACACCCTGCACCAGGGCGCGACCTTCACCCTCACCGAAAAACCGGCGATGCCGGCCGAAATGTGGCTGCCACTGCTGCTGACGGCGTTGGGTTTCTACTGTTTCTTCGGCGCGGTGCTGTTGCTGCGTATGCGTCTTGAAGTGCTCAAGCGCGAAGCCCGGGCCAGTTGGGTCAAAGCCGAAGTGGAAAACAGCCTGGAGGTCGCTCGATGA
- the ccmD gene encoding heme exporter protein CcmD produces MSFASFGDFIAMGHHGLYVWSAYGICLAVLTLNVAAPILARKRYLQQEARRLRRENGK; encoded by the coding sequence ATGAGTTTTGCTTCATTCGGCGACTTCATCGCCATGGGTCATCATGGCCTGTATGTCTGGTCAGCCTATGGCATCTGCCTGGCGGTACTGACCCTCAACGTGGCGGCGCCGATCCTGGCCCGCAAGCGGTATCTGCAACAAGAGGCGCGTCGTCTGCGCCGGGAGAACGGCAAGTGA
- the ccmE gene encoding cytochrome c maturation protein CcmE: MNPLRKKRLIIILAILVGVGAAVGLALSALQQNINLFYTPTQIANGEAPLDTRIRAGGMVEKGSLERSSDSLDVKFVVTDFNKSVTITYRGILPDLFREGQGIVALGKLNADGVVVADEVLAKHDEKYMPPEVTKALKDSGQSAPTPAKEG; the protein is encoded by the coding sequence GTGAATCCGCTGCGCAAAAAGCGTCTTATCATTATTCTCGCGATCCTGGTCGGGGTCGGCGCTGCCGTCGGCCTGGCCCTGAGCGCCCTGCAGCAGAACATCAACCTGTTTTACACACCGACCCAGATCGCCAACGGCGAAGCCCCGCTGGACACGCGCATTCGCGCCGGCGGCATGGTCGAGAAGGGTTCGCTGGAACGTTCCAGCGACTCCCTGGATGTGAAATTCGTCGTCACCGACTTTAATAAATCCGTGACCATCACTTATCGCGGCATCCTGCCGGACCTGTTCCGCGAAGGGCAGGGCATCGTCGCTCTGGGCAAGCTCAACGCCGACGGCGTGGTGGTGGCCGATGAAGTGCTGGCCAAGCACGATGAAAAGTACATGCCGCCGGAAGTGACCAAGGCCTTGAAAGACAGCGGCCAGTCGGCACCCACTCCCGCGAAAGAGGGCTAA
- a CDS encoding heme lyase CcmF/NrfE family subunit, producing the protein MTAGIFIPELGHLAMILALCFALVQAVVPLVGAWRGDRFWMSLAQPAAWGQFAFLLFAFGCLTYAFMVDDFSVAYVANNSNSALPWYYKFSAVWGAHEGSLLLWALILGGWTFAVSVFSRQLPQVMLARVLAVMGMISTGFLLFLIMTSNPFKRILPQMPSDGADLNPLLQDIGLIVHPPMLYMGYVGFSVAFAFAIAALMGGRLDAAWARWSRPWTIVAWAFLGIGITLGSWWAYYELGWGGWWFWDPVENASFMPWLVGTALIHSLAVTEKRGVFKSWTVLLAIAAFSLSLLGTFLVRSGVLTSVHAFASDPERGVFILIFLLFVVGGSLTLFALRAPVVKSQVGFNLWSRETLLLGNNLVLVVAASMILLGTLYPLILDAMTGAKLSVGPPYFNALFIPLMALLMVVMAVGVIVRWKDTPVKWLVSMLTPVLLGSAALAVVAGVAYGDFNWAVLATFMLAAWVLLAGVRDIFDKTRHKGLIKGLPTLTRSYWGMQVAHLGIAVCALGVVLSSQNSAERDLRLAPGESMDLGGYQFVFEGAKHFEGPNFTSDKGTVRVIKGGKEVSVLHPEKRLYTVQNSVMTEAGIDAGFTRDLYVALGEPLGNGAWAVRVHVKPFVRWIWFGGLLTGFGGLLAALDRRYRVKVKSRVREALGMSGATA; encoded by the coding sequence ATGACAGCTGGAATCTTCATTCCCGAGTTGGGCCACCTGGCCATGATCCTGGCGCTGTGTTTCGCGCTGGTTCAGGCCGTGGTGCCATTGGTCGGTGCCTGGCGCGGTGACCGCTTCTGGATGAGCCTGGCCCAGCCGGCCGCGTGGGGGCAGTTTGCGTTCTTGCTGTTCGCCTTCGGTTGCCTGACCTACGCCTTCATGGTCGACGATTTCTCCGTCGCTTATGTGGCCAACAACTCCAACAGCGCCTTGCCGTGGTACTACAAGTTCAGTGCCGTGTGGGGTGCCCACGAAGGTTCCCTGCTGTTGTGGGCCTTGATTCTCGGCGGCTGGACCTTCGCGGTGTCGGTGTTTTCCCGGCAGTTGCCTCAGGTCATGCTGGCCCGCGTGCTGGCGGTTATGGGCATGATCAGCACCGGTTTCCTGCTGTTCCTGATCATGACCTCGAACCCGTTCAAGCGCATCCTGCCGCAAATGCCCAGTGACGGTGCCGACCTCAACCCCTTGCTGCAAGACATCGGCCTGATCGTTCACCCACCGATGCTGTACATGGGCTACGTCGGTTTCTCGGTGGCCTTCGCCTTCGCCATCGCCGCGCTGATGGGTGGTCGCCTGGATGCCGCCTGGGCGCGCTGGTCGCGTCCGTGGACCATCGTGGCCTGGGCGTTCCTCGGTATTGGCATCACCCTGGGTTCGTGGTGGGCGTACTACGAACTCGGCTGGGGCGGCTGGTGGTTCTGGGACCCGGTGGAAAACGCCTCGTTCATGCCATGGCTGGTGGGCACCGCACTGATTCACTCGTTGGCAGTCACGGAAAAACGTGGCGTGTTCAAGAGCTGGACCGTGTTGCTGGCCATCGCTGCATTCTCCTTGAGCCTGCTGGGCACCTTCCTCGTGCGTTCCGGCGTGCTGACCTCGGTGCACGCCTTTGCGTCCGACCCGGAGCGCGGGGTGTTCATCCTGATTTTCCTGTTGTTCGTGGTCGGTGGTTCGCTGACCCTGTTCGCCCTGCGCGCGCCGGTGGTCAAGAGCCAGGTGGGCTTCAACCTCTGGTCCCGGGAAACCCTGCTGCTGGGCAACAACCTGGTGCTGGTGGTGGCGGCTTCGATGATCCTGCTCGGCACCCTGTACCCGCTGATTCTGGATGCCATGACCGGGGCCAAGCTGTCTGTCGGCCCGCCGTACTTCAACGCGCTGTTCATTCCGTTGATGGCGTTGCTGATGGTGGTGATGGCGGTCGGCGTGATCGTGCGCTGGAAAGACACCCCGGTGAAATGGCTGGTGAGCATGCTCACCCCGGTCCTGCTCGGCAGCGCCGCGCTGGCGGTAGTGGCCGGCGTCGCCTACGGCGACTTCAACTGGGCCGTGCTCGCGACCTTCATGCTCGCGGCCTGGGTGTTGCTGGCCGGTGTGCGTGACATCTTCGACAAGACCCGCCACAAAGGCCTGATCAAAGGCCTGCCAACCCTGACCCGCAGCTACTGGGGCATGCAGGTAGCGCACCTGGGCATTGCCGTGTGCGCGCTGGGTGTCGTGCTGTCGAGCCAGAACAGTGCCGAGCGTGACCTGCGCCTGGCGCCGGGCGAATCCATGGACCTGGGCGGCTATCAGTTCGTCTTCGAAGGCGCCAAGCATTTCGAAGGCCCGAACTTCACCTCCGACAAGGGCACCGTGCGGGTGATCAAGGGCGGCAAGGAAGTCAGTGTGCTGCACCCGGAAAAACGCCTGTACACCGTGCAGAACTCGGTGATGACTGAAGCGGGCATCGACGCCGGTTTCACCCGCGACCTCTATGTTGCTCTCGGTGAACCACTGGGTAACGGCGCCTGGGCTGTGCGCGTGCACGTCAAACCGTTCGTGCGCTGGATCTGGTTCGGCGGTTTGCTGACCGGCTTCGGCGGTTTGCTGGCGGCGCTGGATCGGCGTTATCGGGTCAAGGTCAAAAGCCGCGTGCGCGAAGCACTGGGCATGTCGGGAGCCACTGCATGA
- a CDS encoding DsbE family thiol:disulfide interchange protein, with the protein MKRWLMLLPLAIFLVVAVFLYRGLYLDPAELPSAMINKPFPEFSLPSVQGDKTLTRADILGKPALVNVWGTWCISCRVEHPVLNKLAQQGVVIYGINYKDVNADALKWLTDFHNPYVLDIRDDEGSLGLNLGVYGAPETFFIDAKGIIRDKFVGVIDEQVWREKLAAKYQALVDEAKP; encoded by the coding sequence ATGAAGCGTTGGTTGATGTTGTTGCCACTGGCGATTTTTCTGGTAGTCGCTGTATTCCTTTACCGTGGGTTGTACCTGGATCCGGCCGAGCTGCCCTCGGCCATGATCAACAAGCCGTTCCCGGAGTTTTCCCTGCCGTCGGTGCAGGGCGACAAGACCCTGACCCGCGCTGACATTCTGGGCAAGCCGGCGCTGGTCAATGTCTGGGGCACCTGGTGCATTTCCTGCCGGGTCGAGCACCCGGTGTTGAACAAACTGGCCCAGCAGGGCGTGGTGATCTACGGCATCAACTACAAGGACGTCAATGCCGACGCCTTGAAGTGGCTGACGGACTTCCACAATCCGTATGTGCTGGACATTCGTGACGATGAAGGCTCGCTAGGTCTGAACCTGGGTGTGTACGGCGCACCGGAAACCTTCTTCATCGACGCCAAGGGCATCATCCGTGACAAGTTCGTCGGTGTGATCGACGAACAGGTCTGGCGCGAAAAACTGGCGGCCAAGTACCAGGCGCTGGTCGACGAGGCCAAGCCATGA
- a CDS encoding cytochrome c-type biogenesis protein: MKRWIAAVALGLSLAGVAHAAIDTYEFAKEGDRERFRELTKELRCPKCQNQDIADSNAPIAADLRKEIFRMLGEGKDNQQIIDFMVDRYGDFVRYKPALNAKTAVLWFGPAGLLLGGVVIIAVIVRRRRVQRAGTQAELSPEERSRLDNLLDKTKND; this comes from the coding sequence ATGAAGCGCTGGATTGCTGCCGTTGCCCTGGGCTTGAGCCTGGCGGGCGTGGCCCACGCGGCCATCGACACCTACGAGTTCGCCAAGGAAGGTGACCGCGAACGTTTCCGCGAGTTGACCAAGGAGCTGCGTTGCCCCAAGTGCCAGAATCAGGATATCGCCGATTCCAACGCACCGATTGCCGCCGACCTGCGCAAAGAGATTTTTCGCATGCTCGGCGAGGGCAAGGACAACCAGCAGATCATCGATTTCATGGTCGATCGCTACGGTGATTTCGTCCGCTACAAGCCTGCACTGAACGCCAAGACCGCCGTGCTCTGGTTCGGCCCTGCCGGCCTGCTGCTGGGCGGTGTCGTGATCATCGCGGTGATCGTCCGCCGTCGTCGCGTGCAACGCGCCGGTACCCAGGCTGAGCTTTCTCCCGAGGAGCGCTCGCGCCTCGACAACCTGTTGGATAAAACCAAGAATGATTGA
- the ccmI gene encoding c-type cytochrome biogenesis protein CcmI: MIDFWLAAGLLLLVALSFLLIPVLRSRRAQREEDRTALNVALYQERVAELQTQQEEGVLDVAQMDAGRAEAARELLADTEGAEAPRVSRLGKPLPLLAAILVPVLGLGLYMHYGASDKVELTREFAQAPQSMEEMTQRLERAVAAQPDSAEGMYFLGRTYMAQDRPADAAKMFERTVNLAGRQPELLGQWAQAQYFADGKKWSDKVQTLTDEALKADPKEVTSLGLLGIAAFESGRYQDAIDYWNRLLAQLPPEDQSREALQGGITRATEKLVASGGKVAQAPAAKASALLKVSVDLAADLKSKVQPGDSVFIFARAISGPPAPLAVKRMTVADLPVTVELGDADAMMPQLKLSNFPEVQLVARISRAGKPTAGEWIGRSQPLASSTTAPQTLTIDSPDK, encoded by the coding sequence ATGATTGATTTCTGGCTCGCTGCAGGTCTGCTGCTTCTGGTTGCCCTGAGTTTTCTGTTGATCCCGGTGCTGCGCAGCCGTCGCGCCCAGCGCGAAGAGGATCGTACCGCCCTGAACGTCGCGCTGTATCAGGAGCGTGTGGCTGAGTTGCAGACTCAGCAGGAAGAGGGCGTGCTCGATGTGGCGCAAATGGACGCCGGTCGCGCCGAAGCTGCCCGTGAGTTGTTGGCGGACACCGAGGGCGCTGAAGCGCCGCGGGTGTCGCGCCTGGGCAAACCCTTGCCGTTGCTGGCGGCCATACTGGTGCCGGTGCTGGGCCTGGGGCTGTACATGCATTACGGTGCCAGCGACAAGGTCGAACTGACCCGCGAGTTCGCGCAGGCACCCCAGTCGATGGAAGAGATGACCCAGCGCCTGGAGCGCGCGGTCGCCGCTCAGCCGGATTCCGCTGAAGGCATGTACTTCCTCGGTCGCACCTACATGGCTCAGGATCGCCCGGCGGATGCGGCGAAGATGTTCGAACGCACCGTGAACCTGGCCGGTCGTCAGCCCGAACTGCTCGGTCAATGGGCCCAGGCCCAGTACTTTGCCGATGGCAAGAAGTGGTCGGACAAGGTTCAGACACTGACCGACGAAGCGCTCAAGGCCGACCCGAAAGAAGTCACCAGCCTTGGCCTGCTCGGCATTGCCGCGTTCGAAAGCGGGCGTTATCAGGACGCCATCGATTACTGGAATCGCCTGTTGGCCCAGTTGCCGCCGGAAGACCAGTCCCGCGAGGCGCTGCAAGGCGGAATTACCCGGGCCACGGAGAAACTGGTGGCCAGTGGTGGTAAGGTTGCGCAAGCACCGGCGGCCAAGGCCTCAGCGTTGCTCAAGGTCAGCGTCGATCTGGCGGCGGACCTTAAATCCAAGGTCCAGCCTGGCGACAGCGTGTTCATCTTCGCCCGTGCAATCTCCGGTCCTCCGGCCCCGCTGGCGGTCAAGCGCATGACCGTGGCCGACCTGCCGGTGACCGTCGAACTGGGCGATGCCGACGCAATGATGCCGCAATTGAAACTGTCGAACTTCCCTGAAGTCCAACTGGTTGCGCGCATTTCCCGTGCCGGCAAACCGACCGCCGGCGAATGGATCGGTCGCAGCCAGCCCCTGGCCAGCAGCACCACCGCGCCGCAAACACTGACCATCGACAGCCCGGACAAATAA
- a CDS encoding IS4 family transposase, which translates to MTKLILEQAVPAEWVDQVFEEHRQRQYPRELLFSTIVELMSLVSLGLRPSLHAAARQMEGLPVTLAALYDKVSRTEPALLRALVTGSAERLAPTIKELGCSAILPGWQLRIVDGNHLPSTEKRLGALRRERGAARPGFSVVVYDPDRDQIVDLQPCEDAYASERVSVLPLLACATKGQLWMADRLYCTLPVMQACEEAGASFIIRQQSKHPRLIEEGGWQESVAIESGTVREQIIELKGGHRWRRVELNLQAPTDSGDTVMWFWSNLPDTVSAGQIAELYRRRWSIEGMFQRLESVLDSEIESLGAPRAALLGFASAILAYNVLAVLKRSVEQAHRETLPEGWEASIFHLAVQVRSGYEGMQIALPSDYLSLQTTSETLAERLLALARNIKPKQVAKSIRGPKIAKPKEWLDGKAAHAHVSTDRVLKAHKGKTP; encoded by the coding sequence ATGACTAAATTGATACTGGAGCAGGCTGTTCCTGCCGAATGGGTTGATCAGGTGTTTGAAGAACACCGTCAACGCCAATACCCGCGTGAGCTTTTGTTTTCGACCATCGTTGAGCTGATGTCCCTTGTTTCATTAGGTTTGCGCCCTTCTTTGCATGCCGCTGCCCGGCAAATGGAGGGGCTACCGGTTACCTTGGCGGCGCTCTATGACAAGGTCAGCCGCACAGAGCCCGCGTTGCTGCGGGCGTTGGTTACAGGAAGCGCCGAGCGCTTGGCTCCGACGATAAAAGAGTTGGGCTGTTCAGCCATTTTGCCCGGCTGGCAGCTGCGCATCGTTGACGGCAATCACCTGCCATCTACCGAAAAACGCTTGGGGGCCTTGCGGCGTGAACGAGGTGCGGCGCGACCAGGGTTTTCAGTAGTGGTCTACGACCCGGACCGGGATCAGATTGTCGACTTGCAGCCATGCGAGGATGCCTACGCGAGTGAGCGCGTCAGCGTGCTGCCGTTGTTGGCCTGCGCCACTAAGGGCCAGCTGTGGATGGCTGATCGGTTGTACTGCACGCTGCCCGTCATGCAAGCCTGCGAGGAAGCGGGCGCTTCTTTCATTATTCGCCAGCAAAGCAAGCATCCACGGTTGATTGAGGAAGGCGGCTGGCAAGAATCTGTGGCCATCGAATCCGGAACGGTGCGCGAGCAAATCATCGAACTCAAAGGTGGTCACCGCTGGCGCCGAGTTGAACTGAACCTACAGGCACCTACTGACTCAGGCGACACTGTGATGTGGTTCTGGAGCAACTTGCCAGACACCGTCAGCGCCGGGCAGATCGCCGAGTTATACCGTCGTCGCTGGAGTATCGAAGGGATGTTCCAGCGCCTGGAATCGGTGCTGGACAGTGAAATCGAAAGCCTTGGCGCTCCGCGGGCGGCGTTGCTGGGTTTTGCTTCAGCGATCTTGGCCTACAACGTCCTGGCAGTGCTCAAACGCAGCGTGGAGCAGGCTCATCGCGAGACATTGCCCGAAGGCTGGGAAGCTTCGATCTTCCATCTGGCCGTGCAAGTACGCAGCGGTTATGAGGGCATGCAGATCGCGTTGCCCTCGGACTATCTATCACTCCAAACGACCTCGGAAACGCTGGCGGAGCGTCTGTTGGCGCTGGCCAGGAACATCAAGCCCAAACAGGTCGCCAAAAGCATACGTGGTCCCAAAATCGCCAAACCCAAGGAGTGGCTGGACGGCAAAGCTGCGCATGCTCATGTGTCGACCGACCGGGTGCTCAAAGCCCATAAAGGGAAAACACCTTGA
- the phnC gene encoding phosphonate ABC transporter ATP-binding protein produces MNAAIHVDHLNKTFARKSALVDLELTIAAGEMVALIGASGSGKSTLLRHLAGLACCDKNNGGSVKVLGREVQSSGRLNGKVRRLRADIGYIFQQFNLVNRLSVLDNVLLGCLGRMPRWRGNLSLFNAEEKQFAMESLDRVGLADLAAQRASTLSGGQQQRVAIARALTQRAEVILADEPIASLDPESARKVMEILADINRRDGKTVVVTLHQVDYATRYCPRAVALKAGRIHFDGPGAQLSGQFLNDLYGADIDTSLMCSESSRHSEAAPRLVLARA; encoded by the coding sequence ATGAACGCAGCTATCCATGTCGATCATCTGAACAAGACCTTTGCGCGCAAAAGCGCACTGGTCGACCTCGAACTGACCATCGCGGCCGGTGAGATGGTCGCGCTGATCGGCGCGTCCGGCTCCGGCAAATCCACATTGCTGCGCCATCTCGCGGGCCTGGCCTGTTGCGATAAAAACAACGGTGGTAGCGTCAAGGTGTTGGGCCGCGAAGTGCAGTCCAGCGGACGACTCAACGGCAAGGTACGCCGCCTGCGCGCCGACATCGGCTACATCTTCCAGCAGTTCAACCTGGTCAACCGTTTGAGCGTGCTCGACAACGTGCTGCTCGGTTGCCTGGGGCGCATGCCGCGCTGGCGTGGCAATTTGAGCCTGTTCAATGCCGAGGAAAAGCAATTCGCCATGGAGTCCCTGGACCGTGTCGGCCTGGCTGACCTGGCGGCGCAACGTGCCTCGACCCTGTCCGGCGGTCAGCAGCAGCGCGTGGCGATTGCCCGTGCGCTGACCCAGCGGGCCGAGGTGATTCTGGCGGATGAGCCGATTGCCTCCCTCGACCCGGAATCGGCGCGCAAGGTCATGGAGATCCTCGCCGACATCAATCGCCGCGACGGCAAGACCGTGGTGGTGACCCTGCATCAAGTCGACTACGCCACCCGTTATTGCCCGCGTGCCGTGGCGCTCAAGGCCGGCCGGATTCATTTCGATGGGCCCGGCGCTCAATTGAGCGGCCAGTTCCTCAACGATTTGTACGGTGCCGACATCGACACCAGCCTCATGTGTTCCGAGTCATCCCGTCACAGCGAAGCGGCGCCGCGTCTGGTGCTGGCGCGCGCGTGA
- the phnD gene encoding phosphonate ABC transporter substrate-binding protein, with protein sequence MLNRIGRVFAGAALLASCLLGTAQAEEKVINFGIMSTESSQNLKSIWQPFLDDMQKQTGLKINATFASDYAGLIQGMRFNKVDVAWLGNKAAIEAVDRSNGEIFAQTAAASGAAGYWSVLIVRKDSPINSVDDMLKNAKNLTFGNGDPNSTSGYLVPGYYVFAKNHVDAATAFKRTLNSSHEVNALSVAKGQVDVATFNTESWDRLEVTQPDKAAQLKVIWKSPLIPADPLVWSKALSDSEKTRIRDFIFSYGDTDEEKAVLKGMQLGKFLKSSDDQLLPIRQLELFKQRTTVSADDKLEAADKAKKLADIDAELAKLQERLTLLEKTNTEKSAANAG encoded by the coding sequence ATGTTGAACCGTATCGGTCGCGTTTTTGCTGGCGCCGCATTGCTCGCCAGTTGTTTATTGGGCACCGCCCAGGCGGAAGAAAAAGTCATCAACTTCGGCATCATGTCCACCGAGTCTTCGCAGAACCTCAAGAGCATCTGGCAGCCATTCCTGGATGACATGCAGAAGCAGACCGGCCTGAAGATCAACGCCACGTTTGCCTCCGACTATGCCGGCCTGATCCAGGGCATGCGCTTCAACAAGGTCGATGTGGCCTGGCTGGGCAACAAGGCCGCCATCGAAGCGGTGGACCGCTCCAACGGTGAGATCTTCGCCCAGACCGCAGCCGCCAGTGGCGCCGCCGGTTACTGGAGCGTGTTGATCGTACGCAAGGACAGCCCGATCAACTCCGTCGACGACATGCTGAAAAACGCCAAGAACCTGACTTTCGGCAACGGTGACCCGAACTCCACCTCGGGCTACCTGGTGCCGGGCTACTACGTGTTCGCCAAGAACCACGTCGATGCCGCCACCGCGTTCAAGCGCACCCTGAACTCCAGCCATGAAGTCAACGCGCTGAGCGTGGCCAAGGGGCAAGTGGATGTGGCGACCTTCAACACCGAAAGCTGGGATCGCCTGGAAGTCACCCAGCCGGACAAGGCGGCACAGCTCAAGGTGATCTGGAAGTCGCCACTGATTCCGGCCGACCCGCTGGTGTGGAGCAAAGCGCTGAGTGACAGCGAAAAAACCAGGATCCGCGATTTCATCTTCAGCTACGGCGACACCGACGAAGAGAAAGCTGTGCTCAAGGGCATGCAACTGGGCAAGTTCCTGAAATCCAGCGATGACCAGTTGCTGCCGATTCGCCAGCTGGAACTGTTCAAGCAGCGCACCACCGTCAGTGCCGACGACAAGCTGGAAGCCGCGGACAAGGCCAAAAAACTGGCCGACATCGATGCCGAGCTGGCCAAGCTGCAAGAGCGTCTGACCTTGCTGGAAAAGACCAACACCGAGAAGAGCGCGGCCAACGCCGGTTGA